Proteins encoded in a region of the Inquilinus sp. KBS0705 genome:
- a CDS encoding beta-glucosidase, which produces MKKLQLLLPVLTLAISASAQQKNIYHKGWVDFNKNGKMDVFEDPSQNIEKRITDLLGQMTVDEKTCQMATLYGYKRVLKDEMPVERWKTEIWKDGIANIDEELNNLTSHTDDAPTQYSYPFSKHAAAINTVQKWFVEETRMGIPVDFTNEGIHGLNHDRATPLPAPIGIGSTWDKNLVRQAGQTVGREAKALGYTNVYAPILDPARDQRWGRVVECYGENPFLIAEMGKQMVLGIQEEGVASTLKHYAVYSVPKGGRDGSARTDPHVAPREMHQVYLYPFRRVIQEAHPMGVMSSYNDWDGVPITGSYYFLTTLLRQQFGFEGYVVSDSEAVEFLYSKHHVAIDYKEAVRQAVEAGLNVRTNFTMPQTFILPLRELIKENKISMKVIDSRVADVLRVKFRLGLFDYPYVKDPKAADKTVHTDADKAMSLKMNREAMVLLKNENNLLPLDKTKLKNILVTGPLAAETNYAISRYGPSHNPVTTVFDGIKNYVGAGAKVNYVKGCDIIDATWPESEIIETPLTAAEQAGIDSAVAQARLSDVVIAVVGEDVDRVGESLSRTGLNLPGRQLKLIQALQATGKPVVMVMINGQPLTINWENKYVPAILEAWFPSVQSGQVIAETLFGDNNPGGKLPITFPKTTGQIEFNFPFKPSAQADQGGQNSWGKTSVKGALYPFGYGLSYTTFEYSNLQVSPEKENAQGDITVTVDVTNTGQRKGDDVVQLYLKDDISTVTTYEYDLRGFERVNLNPGEKKTLQFTLHPDDLALLDKNMNWTVEPGTFQVWIGSSSQDIKLKKSFTVE; this is translated from the coding sequence ATGAAAAAGCTACAACTATTGTTGCCGGTATTAACGCTGGCAATTTCGGCATCGGCACAACAAAAAAATATATACCATAAAGGCTGGGTCGATTTTAATAAGAATGGTAAAATGGATGTTTTTGAAGACCCATCACAAAACATCGAAAAGCGTATAACCGACCTGTTAGGCCAAATGACCGTCGACGAAAAAACCTGCCAGATGGCTACCCTGTATGGTTATAAACGCGTGCTTAAAGACGAGATGCCGGTTGAACGCTGGAAAACCGAAATATGGAAAGACGGTATAGCCAATATAGATGAAGAACTAAACAACCTTACCTCGCATACTGATGATGCGCCTACGCAATATTCTTACCCCTTTAGCAAGCACGCAGCAGCCATAAACACCGTGCAAAAATGGTTTGTTGAAGAAACACGCATGGGTATCCCTGTCGACTTTACCAACGAGGGTATACACGGCCTTAACCACGACCGCGCCACCCCGCTGCCCGCGCCTATAGGCATAGGTAGCACCTGGGACAAAAACCTGGTGCGCCAGGCCGGGCAAACCGTTGGTCGCGAGGCCAAAGCCTTAGGCTATACTAATGTTTACGCGCCTATACTCGACCCTGCCCGCGATCAGCGCTGGGGGCGGGTAGTAGAGTGCTACGGCGAAAACCCCTTTTTGATAGCCGAAATGGGCAAACAAATGGTATTGGGTATACAGGAAGAAGGAGTGGCATCAACCCTTAAACATTATGCTGTATATAGCGTGCCCAAAGGTGGCCGTGATGGCAGCGCCCGTACCGACCCGCATGTGGCACCGCGCGAAATGCACCAGGTATATTTATACCCATTTCGCCGGGTGATACAGGAGGCACACCCCATGGGTGTAATGAGCAGTTATAACGACTGGGATGGCGTGCCCATAACCGGTAGCTATTACTTTTTAACCACTCTGCTTAGGCAGCAGTTTGGCTTTGAGGGCTACGTGGTATCTGATAGCGAGGCGGTGGAGTTTTTGTACAGCAAGCACCATGTAGCTATTGATTATAAAGAAGCCGTGCGCCAGGCGGTTGAGGCCGGCTTAAACGTGCGTACCAATTTTACCATGCCGCAAACTTTTATACTTCCCCTGCGCGAACTGATCAAAGAGAATAAGATATCTATGAAGGTGATTGATTCGCGCGTGGCGGATGTGTTGAGGGTGAAATTCAGGCTGGGTTTGTTTGATTACCCTTATGTAAAAGACCCAAAAGCAGCCGATAAAACTGTACATACCGACGCCGATAAGGCGATGTCGCTTAAAATGAATCGCGAGGCGATGGTTTTACTAAAGAATGAGAACAACCTGCTGCCCCTTGATAAAACTAAACTGAAAAACATACTGGTAACCGGCCCGCTGGCCGCCGAAACCAATTATGCCATTAGCAGGTACGGCCCGTCGCATAACCCAGTAACTACAGTGTTTGATGGTATAAAAAACTATGTTGGTGCCGGTGCAAAAGTAAACTATGTAAAAGGCTGTGATATTATAGATGCCACCTGGCCTGAAAGCGAAATTATAGAAACCCCGCTAACAGCCGCCGAGCAGGCCGGTATTGATTCGGCAGTTGCGCAGGCCAGGCTGTCAGACGTGGTTATAGCCGTTGTGGGTGAGGATGTGGATAGGGTAGGCGAAAGTCTGTCGCGCACGGGATTGAACCTTCCCGGGCGTCAATTAAAGCTTATACAGGCCTTACAGGCAACCGGTAAGCCGGTGGTTATGGTAATGATAAACGGGCAGCCGCTAACCATTAACTGGGAAAACAAATATGTACCTGCCATACTGGAAGCATGGTTCCCCAGTGTGCAAAGCGGGCAGGTAATTGCCGAAACGCTTTTTGGAGACAACAACCCGGGCGGTAAGCTGCCTATTACCTTCCCAAAAACAACCGGACAGATAGAATTTAACTTTCCGTTCAAACCGTCGGCACAGGCCGACCAGGGCGGGCAAAACAGCTGGGGCAAAACCAGCGTAAAGGGTGCCTTGTACCCATTTGGTTATGGCCTTAGCTACACTACTTTTGAATACAGCAACTTGCAGGTATCGCCTGAAAAAGAGAACGCTCAGGGCGATATAACGGTTACAGTGGATGTAACCAACACAGGGCAGCGCAAAGGCGATGATGTAGTGCAGCTATACCTTAAAGACGATATTAGCACCGTAACTACCTATGAATATGACCTGCGCGGATTTGAGCGTGTGAACCTAAACCCCGGCGAAAAGAAAACCCTGCAATTTACCCTGCACCCGGATGACCTGGCCCTGCTGGATAAAAACATGAACTGGACCGTTGAGCCCGGCACCTTCCAGGTATGGATAGGCAGCTCGTCGCAGGATATTAAGCTGAAGAAAAGTTTTACGGTGGAGTAG
- a CDS encoding DUF2147 domain-containing protein — translation MSNQFLSGFLFLLLFTGNPGKVSAPTAADEMICGKWESAQKNIIVQVYKDDNNQFKGKIVWFNDGEGNKKMATWTDVHNPDPALRSRKILGLNVLEKLTYNPKSNSWEDGMIYDAKSGRKWNSSAYLAKDGSLKVKGYWHVKFIGKTMTFHRYTD, via the coding sequence ATGAGTAACCAGTTTCTATCAGGCTTTTTATTTCTGCTATTATTTACGGGTAACCCCGGCAAAGTAAGCGCGCCAACCGCCGCAGATGAAATGATATGCGGCAAGTGGGAATCGGCTCAAAAAAATATTATTGTGCAGGTTTATAAAGACGATAATAACCAATTTAAAGGCAAAATTGTATGGTTTAATGATGGGGAGGGCAACAAAAAAATGGCCACCTGGACCGATGTACATAATCCCGACCCCGCACTGCGCAGCCGCAAAATATTAGGCCTAAATGTTTTGGAAAAACTAACCTACAATCCTAAAAGTAATTCGTGGGAAGATGGTATGATTTACGATGCCAAAAGCGGCCGCAAGTGGAATTCTTCGGCTTATTTAGCCAAGGATGGGTCGCTTAAGGTTAAAGGCTATTGGCATGTTAAATTTATTGGCAAAACCATGACCTTTCACCGTTACACCGACTAA
- a CDS encoding YceI family protein, protein MKKTLTLLAAALFMQTAVFAQSTWKADKAHSHVTFTITHLAVSDVDGTFKDFDASIVAAKPDFSDAKFSFTANTASVSTDNDMRDKHLKSPDFFEVDKFPTLSFTSTSIAPAGTNKYKVTGNLTLHGVTKPVTLDLVYRGTINHPMMKVPDAGFKVTGTIKRTDFGFGSKYGSPMLSDEVELSASGEFLKAN, encoded by the coding sequence ATGAAAAAGACCCTTACCTTATTAGCAGCAGCATTATTTATGCAAACGGCTGTATTTGCGCAAAGCACCTGGAAAGCTGACAAAGCACACTCACACGTTACTTTCACTATCACTCACCTTGCAGTATCTGATGTTGATGGTACTTTTAAAGATTTTGATGCCAGCATAGTTGCAGCAAAACCAGATTTTAGCGATGCCAAATTTAGCTTTACCGCTAACACTGCTTCTGTTAGTACTGATAACGATATGCGCGATAAACACTTAAAATCGCCTGACTTTTTTGAAGTTGATAAATTCCCAACATTGTCTTTTACCAGCACCAGCATTGCACCTGCAGGTACAAACAAATACAAAGTAACAGGTAACTTAACCTTACATGGTGTTACCAAACCGGTTACTTTAGACCTTGTTTACCGTGGTACAATTAACCACCCAATGATGAAAGTGCCTGATGCAGGTTTTAAAGTTACAGGTACCATTAAACGTACCGATTTTGGTTTCGGTAGCAAATATGGCTCACCAATGCTAAGCGACGAAGTAGAACTGAGCGCAAGCGGCGAGTTCTTAAAAGCTAACTAA